The genomic window GATATTGTATACAACCAGCACTATTCCGGCCAAAATTAAATATAAACGCCACTTTTCCATTTAGGAATGAATTAAGCCTTGAATATTAGTTGTAAAAAGTTTAACTGCTATAGCGAGAAGAACAATTCCAAAAATCTTACGTATAACACTGATACCTGACTTTCCCAGTATTCTTTCAATCACATAGGATCGCTTTAACACAAAATAAACCAAAAATAAATTAAGAATAATTCCAATAACAATATTAATAGTATGGAGTTCTGCTTTCAGCGATAAAATAGATGTTAAACTACCCGCCCCGGCAATAAGAGGAAAAGCCAGAGGCACAATAGATGCTGTTTCGGGTTCTTCATCTCTGAATAGAGTAATTCCCAAAATCATCTCCAGAGCAAAGAAGAAAAATATAAAAGATCCGGCTACTGCAAAAGAATTTACATCAATTCCAATAAGTCGGAGAATAGATTCACCCACAAACAAAAATGATATCATTATAACACCTGAAACCAATGAAGCCTTTTCGGACTGGATATGACCTACTTTTGCCCTTAAATCCAAAATTAAAGGGATACTTCCAATAATATCAATAACCGCAAAAAGAACCATCGTGGCAGTTACAATTTCCTTTAAGTTTATTTCCAACATTACTCTTATAATTTATTAATCTACCGACAAAGATATATTTTAACTCCCTAAAGCTATGATTTTTTAAATTAAAAAACAGGCATTTATAACCTTTATAGTTTCGTATATCAATAATAGATTGATTTAGAGCATTCTTTAATTATATTTGCGGCATGATACAGATAGGTAAGACTCTTGTTTCGGAAGATATTATTGAGAAACAATTTGTTTGTAATATTGAAAAATGCAAGGGGGATTGCTGCATCCAGGGAGATGCAGGAGCTCCGCTTATTAAGGAGGAAATAAAAATACTTGAGGAAATTTTTGATAAGGTTAAACCTTTCATAAGACCTGAAGGTATAAAAGCAATTGAAGATCATGGTACGTGGACAAAAGATGAATTTGGCGAGTTAGTAACTCCCCTGATTGATGGAAAAGAATGTGCTTATACTGTTTTTGACAAAAACGGAATAGCAAAATGCGGAATTGAAGATGCTTACAATGCCGGTGAAATTTCATGGCGCAAACCCTCTTCCTGTCACTTATATCCAATCAGAATAACTGACTACTCAGAGTTTTCGGCTGTTAATTACCACAAATGGGACATCTGCTCTGATGCCTGTGAACTGGGCAGAGAACTAAAAGTTCCTGTATATAAATTTTTAAAAGATCCATTAATTAATAAATTTGGTAAAAATTGGTATATGGAACTTGAGCATGTAGCTGAAGAATATATTAAGCAGTTTGGAAAATAAAACATTATAACTTATGATGAACTGGGAAGACTTATTGTCATTGAAAAGATTCGGCGATAATAACAAACGACTGAGAAAAGAACAGGATGAAACCCGTTCGGGATTCGATGTTGATTACGACCGTGTAATTTTTTCAACGCCATTCAGAAACCTACAGGATAAAACGCAGGTAATCCCACTATCTAAAGGTGGATTTGCGCACACCAGACTTACACACTCCCTTGAAGTGTCGAGTGTTGGTCGTTCTTTAGGAAGACTAACAGGAAAGGAAATTCTAAGTCGTCATCCTCAGTTACAGGAAATTCATGGTTATAAATCATCTGACTTCGGAGCAATAGTTGCCGCAGCAGCATTGGCACATGATATTGGCAATCCGCCTTTTGGTCATTCAGGAGAAAAAGCTATTGGCGAATATTTCAAAACAGGAAACGGCAGAAAGTTTCAGATAGAACTAACTCCGGAAGAATGGATGGATCTGACAAATTTTGAGGGCAATGCAAATGGATTTCGCCTTCTGACCGATTCAAATCAAGGTGTTGAAGGAGGTGTGAGATTATCATACGCAACTCTGGGTGCATTTACCAAATACCCAAAAGAATCTCTTCCAAAATTTGAGAGTCCGATATCTGTTGTAGAAAAAAAATACGGTTTTTTTCAAACAGGAAAAGATGCTTTCGAAGAGATTGCAGATGATTTAAAACTAATGCGCTTTCGCGACAACAATCACAGCAACCGGGTTCGTCACCCACTGGCTTATTTGGTAGAAGCGGCAGATGATATTTGCTATTCCATCATAGATTTTGAAGATGGTTTGAACTTAGGTTTAATTCCCGAAGAATATGCGTTAGAATACCTTATTCCCATAGTTAAAAACAAGCTGATAAAAGAGAAGTATTTTCAAATGAAACTCGACTCTGACAGATATAGCTATTTAAGAGCTCTGGCAATTGGGGAATTAGTTGAAGATATTACAAATATTTTTCTTAAAAATGAAGACACAATATTAAATGGCACATTCAACAAATCGCTAATTGACCATAGTAAACACCGTGCAGCAGTAGAAGACATAAAGAAAATCACTATGGAGAGGGTGTATAAAAGCAGAAAAGTTATTGAAATTGAAGCTGCAGGATTTATTGTACTTGCAGGATTAATGGATATCTTCATCAATGCTGTCAACAATTTACACAATAACACTCCTACAAGTTACGATAAACTTACCCTGGATTTATTACCTACTGAGTTTATTGGAGAAAACAGAGTACCTGACTACAGTTTATATAAAAGAATATTAAATGTATGTGCTTATGTATCGTCTATGACCGATAGCTATGCGATAACACTATACAAGAAGCTTAAAGGAATTCAGCTACCTGAGTAGCGCTAAAAAAAATACTTTTCACATGGATAAAGCGATGAAAATCCTGGCCACTATTATACCGATGATAGTAGTTATAGGTTCGATATTAGAATATTTTCAAATTGAAAAAGCTAATATACTTACGGGTATTGGAGTACTGGCAATTATGTTTATTTTAATTCCTTTCTTCCTTTTTTGGCGATACGATAAAAAGCAAAAACGAAAATTGCTTGATTCTGAAAAAAAAGATTGATTCATTTACCCTGGCTGATTAAAGAAATAAACAACTTTAATAAAATCTTCACGATATTATTTTATGATTATCGCTAAATTGTAGGCTATATTATAAACCTTCAATTAAATTGCTATGGTGTACTTTCAAAAAGATTTTATTGATTTCTTCAAAGAACTTGCAGCAAATAACAATAAAGACTGGTTCGACACAAACAGAAAGCGATATGAGAATATTGTGAGGGAGCCTTTCAAATTATTTATCGGAAAAGTAATTGACGAAATTAATAAAGATGACAGTGCTATAAATTTAGATGTAAAGGATGCTATTTTTAGAATTAACAGAGATATAAGGTTTTCTAAGGATAAGACTCCATATAAGCTCCATGTTGGCGCAATAATTTCGCCACAGGGAAGAAAAGACAAAAGCGACCCCGGTATCTACATAGAACTAAATCCTGAACATCTTGGAATATTTGGAGGGGCATGGACTCCTGACAAAGTTCAACTGGATAAAATAAGAAAACATATCTCATCAAATCAGGCTGAATTTAAGAGTCTAATTTCAAACAAAGTTTTTTTGAAACACTTCCCCGAAGGTATAAAGGGAGAGAAAAACAAAAGACTTCCAAAAGAATTAGTGGAGAGTTCAAAGGAACAGGAACTAATTTTCAACAAGCAGTTTTATTATCAGGCTTTTATTGATCCTCGGGAAATAATTGGCGAAGATTTGTTAAAGATAATCTTAAACCATTATTTTGTTTCAAAACCAATTAACGACTTCCTCAAAACAGCTATTAATAACAATTAAATAAAACTCAAATTGAATTTCGACATAATTTACAACAGGGAAAACACAAGAGCAATTAAAATAGAACGCAAAAAAATTCTTTTTAAAACAGAAGATGTAATTCCTCTTTGGGTTGCCGATATGGATTTTGCAGTTGCTGATCCAATTCAGGAAGCCTTAAAAAACAGAATTAATCATCCTATTTTCGGCTATACTTTTCAAGATGATGAATTTTTCGATTCTATAGTTAACTGGCAACAAAAAAGACATAACTGGAGTATTTCCGAAAGATCAATTTCGGTAGTCAATGGTGTAATTCCTGCATTAGCATTATCTATACAGGCACTAACAGACGAAGGTGATAAAATAATGATCCAACCTCCGGTTTACCATCCTTTTTTCGAACTTATTAAAACAAACAAAAGGCAAATTGTAGAAAACCCGTTAATAAACTCAAATGGAGAATACTCTATAGATTTTGACGACATGGAGAGATCATTTGCCGATGGAGTTAAACTTATTATATTGAGTAACCCTCATAACCCGGTTGGTAAAGCCTGGACAAGTGATGAAATTAATAAACTTGTTTCATTATGTGTAAAGTACGATGTTAAAATTATCTCTGACGAAATTCATTCCGACCTGATAATGTCAGGCAAAAAACATATTCCGGTTGCTTCAACCTCAAAAGAAGCAGCAGACATTACAATTACATGTATGGCACCAACTAAATCGTTCAACATTGCAGGACTGGCCATTGCATATACAATAATAGAAAACCGTCATCTGAGGAAAGCATATAGAAACAAGCTAAATTCTCTTCATCTGTCACTCGGAAATACATTAGGCACAGAAGCTTTAATCGCGGCCTATAACCACGGTGAAGAATGGCTTGACTCTGCTATAGATTACATTAAAGAAAATACCAAGTATATTTTTGATTTTGTTGAAAATAATATACCGGAAATAAGTATCTCAAAAAATGAGGCAACATATTTATTATGGTTTGATTTCAACAAACTTGGATTAAATCACCAGGACTTAAAACAATTCCTAATTAATGATGCAAAACTTGGATTAAATCAGGGGAGTGAATTCGGAGAGCAAGGAAATGGTTTTGCGAGAATTAATGTTGCTACTTCGAGAATAATAATAGAAAAAGCTATGCAACAGCTTAAAGATGCTGTTGATAAATTAAAAAGTTAGTTAATTCCAAATAAACGAGTCCCACAAAATAATGATTTTTGTGGGACTCGTTTTTTGTCTTTATTTCTCCGAAACAATATTCAGCCAATCTTCTTCCAGACTTTTACCTTTCGGATACTCTACTATCCTGCCAATTTCTTTATTATCTCTATAAAATATAAATGTCGGAACATATTTAACATTAAGAGCACTTAAATCTACATCTCCCCCTGTTTTTTTCCTATCAACTGCGTAGTATTCAATATTTGTTTTATCGAATCCGGATTCTTTAACAATTTTTTGAAATGCCGGAACATTTATTTTAGAATCGCCACACCACGATCCGAAAACTACCTTTATCTTAATGTTTTCAGAATCGACAGCTATCTTAGCTGCTATACCCTTATCAACTTTATAATGTTCATAGTAGACATCTGCCTCATCGAAAACTGAATAATTTTTCAATCCTTCTTCATCAACTTTGCCAATTAAAATTTCCTTATTAATATCAGGATCCACTATCACCTTATTAATTTTTTCCTGTGAAGTGCAAGCGATTACTAAAAAAAGAATACTAAAAAATACCGGGTAACGCATTTGTTTTTATTATTGGTTATCAAACAAAATTACACAAAAATATGAACCAGATCATATTTTTGTGTAAATTACTTATCATACAAAATGTACTAATTAATGATCAGAAAACACAGGTTAGATCCGCAAATATGGGTAGATGAATACTCAGACAACATGTTCAGTTTTGCTGTTTCAAGAGTTAGTAAAAGTGATGTTGCAGAAGATTTAGTGCAGGATACTTTCCTGTCGGCCTTAAAGGGTAAAGACAATTTTAAGGGTAACTCTACCGAAAAAACATGGTTATACTCGATATTGAAACGTAAAATTATAGACTATTACCGTAAAGCTTCATCCAAACACGAACGCAATTTTAGTCAAATGAGCCCATTTGACGATAATAAAGACTGGTTAGGTCGTTGGAAAAATGAAAGAGTCCCCCAGAGTTGGGATAATACTAACGACGAACAATTCAACGTAGAAGAATTTTCAAAAGTTTTGAAAGAATGTGTTCAGGAACTGCCTGAAAAATATGCCAGAGTATTCGAACTAAAAACTATGCGTGGTTTTGAAACAGAGGAAGTGTGTAATGACCTCGATATTTCATCGTCTAATCTATGGGTGATATTACACCGTTCGAGGGTACAGCTAAGGGAATGTTTAGAGACTAACTGGTTTTTAGAAAAATAACAACTACTAATCCAAACAAAATTATGAATATCAAGAGAAGACTATATAAGATGATGATAAGTTGTGATCAGGCAACATTTTTATCAGACAAAAGTCAATATGAAGGTTTGAAAGTTAAGGATAAAATTAACCTTCATGCCCATCTCATGTCGTGCAAACCATGTAGCGAATATCATAAGCAGAATAAAATAATCACAGACAGAATTAAAAAAGTAAAAAAGTTTTCTCTCGAACATTCCAGAATTGACAAGCTATCGGAAGCAAAGAAACTTCAATTGAAACGTG from Bacteroidota bacterium includes these protein-coding regions:
- a CDS encoding MarC family protein, with translation MLEINLKEIVTATMVLFAVIDIIGSIPLILDLRAKVGHIQSEKASLVSGVIMISFLFVGESILRLIGIDVNSFAVAGSFIFFFFALEMILGITLFRDEEPETASIVPLAFPLIAGAGSLTSILSLKAELHTINIVIGIILNLFLVYFVLKRSYVIERILGKSGISVIRKIFGIVLLAIAVKLFTTNIQGLIHS
- a CDS encoding DUF3109 family protein; translation: MIQIGKTLVSEDIIEKQFVCNIEKCKGDCCIQGDAGAPLIKEEIKILEEIFDKVKPFIRPEGIKAIEDHGTWTKDEFGELVTPLIDGKECAYTVFDKNGIAKCGIEDAYNAGEISWRKPSSCHLYPIRITDYSEFSAVNYHKWDICSDACELGRELKVPVYKFLKDPLINKFGKNWYMELEHVAEEYIKQFGK
- the dgt gene encoding dGTP triphosphohydrolase; translated protein: MNWEDLLSLKRFGDNNKRLRKEQDETRSGFDVDYDRVIFSTPFRNLQDKTQVIPLSKGGFAHTRLTHSLEVSSVGRSLGRLTGKEILSRHPQLQEIHGYKSSDFGAIVAAAALAHDIGNPPFGHSGEKAIGEYFKTGNGRKFQIELTPEEWMDLTNFEGNANGFRLLTDSNQGVEGGVRLSYATLGAFTKYPKESLPKFESPISVVEKKYGFFQTGKDAFEEIADDLKLMRFRDNNHSNRVRHPLAYLVEAADDICYSIIDFEDGLNLGLIPEEYALEYLIPIVKNKLIKEKYFQMKLDSDRYSYLRALAIGELVEDITNIFLKNEDTILNGTFNKSLIDHSKHRAAVEDIKKITMERVYKSRKVIEIEAAGFIVLAGLMDIFINAVNNLHNNTPTSYDKLTLDLLPTEFIGENRVPDYSLYKRILNVCAYVSSMTDSYAITLYKKLKGIQLPE
- a CDS encoding DUF2461 domain-containing protein, with amino-acid sequence MVYFQKDFIDFFKELAANNNKDWFDTNRKRYENIVREPFKLFIGKVIDEINKDDSAINLDVKDAIFRINRDIRFSKDKTPYKLHVGAIISPQGRKDKSDPGIYIELNPEHLGIFGGAWTPDKVQLDKIRKHISSNQAEFKSLISNKVFLKHFPEGIKGEKNKRLPKELVESSKEQELIFNKQFYYQAFIDPREIIGEDLLKIILNHYFVSKPINDFLKTAINNN
- a CDS encoding MalY/PatB family protein, which translates into the protein MNFDIIYNRENTRAIKIERKKILFKTEDVIPLWVADMDFAVADPIQEALKNRINHPIFGYTFQDDEFFDSIVNWQQKRHNWSISERSISVVNGVIPALALSIQALTDEGDKIMIQPPVYHPFFELIKTNKRQIVENPLINSNGEYSIDFDDMERSFADGVKLIILSNPHNPVGKAWTSDEINKLVSLCVKYDVKIISDEIHSDLIMSGKKHIPVASTSKEAADITITCMAPTKSFNIAGLAIAYTIIENRHLRKAYRNKLNSLHLSLGNTLGTEALIAAYNHGEEWLDSAIDYIKENTKYIFDFVENNIPEISISKNEATYLLWFDFNKLGLNHQDLKQFLINDAKLGLNQGSEFGEQGNGFARINVATSRIIIEKAMQQLKDAVDKLKS
- a CDS encoding thioredoxin family protein; amino-acid sequence: MIVDPDINKEILIGKVDEEGLKNYSVFDEADVYYEHYKVDKGIAAKIAVDSENIKIKVVFGSWCGDSKINVPAFQKIVKESGFDKTNIEYYAVDRKKTGGDVDLSALNVKYVPTFIFYRDNKEIGRIVEYPKGKSLEEDWLNIVSEK
- a CDS encoding sigma-70 family RNA polymerase sigma factor, whose amino-acid sequence is MIRKHRLDPQIWVDEYSDNMFSFAVSRVSKSDVAEDLVQDTFLSALKGKDNFKGNSTEKTWLYSILKRKIIDYYRKASSKHERNFSQMSPFDDNKDWLGRWKNERVPQSWDNTNDEQFNVEEFSKVLKECVQELPEKYARVFELKTMRGFETEEVCNDLDISSSNLWVILHRSRVQLRECLETNWFLEK